Proteins encoded in a region of the Deinococcus hopiensis KR-140 genome:
- a CDS encoding GGDEF domain-containing protein has protein sequence MLLNAVVRWGLSSHAASSLSTLTDHHLPGIRETHAHHDPRTALIGGWDSGDIRFPRHEDARKTPGLVRGTIPGAAPGLTPPVRGPPAPPRSAGQRGKGYSELTMPWHILDLLVTNFALLVAGAFALSLTFKPGRVAATTLAVRAALTVASSFILLSHSLPLAPGLMFDLRAVPIALATYWGGARMGLALSVPVIAYRLHLGGNGAVPAAINLVLVVLISSLLTRLASRHLRSPRERTLSTLAAFGIPNLLVFAAYSAAGRPFGEALSTYLSITLLDALGLVAAGIVINTRQRAMDRNAALEQMAFLDPLTGIPNRRQFDMDTGGAPLNGLYLLLLDIDHFKQVNDTYGHDRGDQVLQAVAQVMQASLRGSDRAYRFGGEEFVLLLHTATAEQALDIVHRLRRNVAATAGPKAGLPEVRLTFSGGLVPLVGQASIDEAIQDADQLLYQAKGNGRDQVRTQTLRSGRTKA, from the coding sequence ATGTTGCTCAATGCTGTCGTGCGCTGGGGTCTGAGCAGTCACGCTGCTTCAAGCCTGAGCACCTTGACCGATCACCACCTCCCTGGCATACGCGAGACGCACGCGCACCATGATCCCAGGACGGCCCTGATAGGCGGCTGGGACAGCGGTGACATCCGCTTCCCCCGGCACGAAGACGCCCGCAAAACGCCTGGCTTGGTCAGGGGGACCATTCCAGGGGCTGCGCCCGGCCTGACCCCTCCTGTGCGCGGGCCGCCCGCCCCTCCGCGGTCAGCCGGCCAACGGGGGAAGGGCTACAGTGAACTGACCATGCCCTGGCACATCCTCGACCTGCTTGTGACCAACTTTGCCCTTCTGGTCGCGGGTGCCTTTGCCTTGAGCCTGACCTTCAAGCCAGGGCGCGTTGCCGCCACCACCCTGGCGGTGCGCGCCGCCCTGACGGTCGCCTCGTCGTTCATTCTGCTGTCGCACAGCCTGCCGCTCGCTCCAGGCCTGATGTTCGACCTCCGCGCGGTGCCGATTGCGCTCGCCACGTACTGGGGCGGCGCGCGTATGGGCCTGGCGCTCAGCGTCCCCGTGATTGCCTACCGCCTGCACCTGGGCGGAAACGGCGCGGTTCCCGCGGCCATCAACCTGGTGCTCGTGGTGCTGATCAGCAGCCTGCTCACACGCCTCGCCTCCCGCCACCTGCGTTCACCGCGCGAACGCACCCTCTCGACCCTGGCGGCCTTTGGGATCCCGAACCTGCTGGTCTTTGCGGCCTATTCCGCGGCCGGGCGCCCCTTCGGGGAGGCGCTCAGCACCTACCTGAGCATTACCCTGCTCGACGCCCTGGGCCTGGTCGCCGCGGGAATTGTGATCAACACGCGTCAGCGCGCCATGGACCGCAACGCGGCACTCGAGCAGATGGCCTTTCTCGATCCCCTGACCGGCATTCCCAACCGCCGGCAATTCGATATGGACACCGGCGGCGCCCCCCTGAACGGCCTGTACCTGCTGCTGCTCGACATTGACCACTTCAAGCAGGTCAACGACACCTACGGCCACGACCGCGGAGACCAGGTGCTGCAGGCGGTCGCCCAGGTCATGCAGGCCAGCCTGCGGGGCTCAGACCGCGCGTACCGCTTCGGGGGCGAGGAATTCGTGCTGCTGCTGCATACCGCCACCGCAGAACAGGCGCTTGACATCGTTCACCGCCTGCGGCGCAACGTGGCCGCCACTGCGGGCCCCAAAGCCGGTCTGCCGGAAGTGCGCCTGACCTTTTCTGGAGGGCTCGTCCCCCTCGTGGGTCAGGCAAGCATCGACGAGGCCATTCAGGACGCCGACCAACTGCTCTACCAGGCCAAAGGGAATGGACGAGACCAGGTGCGGACCCAGACCCTGCGCTCGGGGCGCACAAAGGCATAG